A window of Suncus etruscus isolate mSunEtr1 chromosome 4, mSunEtr1.pri.cur, whole genome shotgun sequence contains these coding sequences:
- the NEXN gene encoding nexilin isoform X1, which translates to MNDISQKAEILLSSSKPVPKTYVPKLGKGDVKDKFEAMQKAREERNQRRSRDEKQRRKEQYNREREWNRRKQEMKELLASDDEEEGSSKVEKAYVPKLTGTVKGRFAEMEKQRQEEQRKRTEEERKRRIEQDMLEKRKIQRELAKRAEEIEDINNTGTESASEEGDVSLLITVVPVKSHKTYGKTRTNVEDQEREGEEIEVKDEEDKRIKYEEQRCSLKEAKCLSLVMDDELENRAKNNSHSPGKLKLTFEELEKQRQENRRKQAEEEARQRLEEEKRAFEEARRQMENEEEENQDAEKNFKGYRPGKLKLSFEEIERQRREDEKRRAEEEARRRIEEEKKAFAEARRSMVVDDDSPEMYKTTSQESLTPGKLEINFEELLKQKMEEEKRRTEEERKHKLEMEKQEFEQLRQEMGEEEEENETFELSREYEELIKLKRSGSIQAKNLKSKFEKIGQLSEREIQKKIEEERARRRAIDLEIREREAENFHEDEDVDIKPAIKSEAPFTHKVNMKARFELMAKAREEEEQRRIEEQKLLRMQFEQKEIDAALQKKREEEEEEEGSIINGSTIEDEEQSRSGAPWFKKSLKNTSVVDSEPVRFTVKVTGEPKPEITWWFEGEILQDGEDYQYIERGETYCLYLPETFPEDEGEYMCKAVNNKGSAASTCILTIETDY; encoded by the exons ATTCTGCTTTCTTCATCTAAACCTGTCCCAAAAACCTATGTGCCAAAACTTGGCAAGGGTGATGTAAAGGATAAATTTGAAGCCATGCAAAAAGCcagggaagaaagaaatcaaaggagaTCTAGAGatgaaaagcaaagaagaaaagaacaatataatagagagagagaatggaacaGGAGAAAGCAGGAg ATGAAAGAATTGCTTGCTTCTGATGATGAGGAAGAGGGATCTTCTAAAGTAGAAAAAGCTTACGTTCCAAAGCTAACAG gtACTGTTAAAGGTAGATTTGCTGAAATGGAGAAACAAAGACAAGAGgaacaaaggaaaagaacagaGGAAGAACGAAAACGCAGAATTGAGCAGGATATGTTAGAAAAGAGGAAGATACAGCGTGAATTAGCAAAAAGGGCTGAAGAG ATTGAGGACATAAACAATACGGGGACTGAATCAGCATCAGAG GAAGGAGATGTTTCACTACTTATAACAGTGGTGCCTGTGAAATCACACAAAACATATGGAAAAACAAGAACGAATGTTGAAGaccaagaaagagaaggagaagaaatcgAGGTCAAAGATGAAGAAGATAAGCGAATTAAATATGAAGAACAACGATGCTCCCTCAAGGAAGCAAAGTGCCTTTCATTGGTCAtg GATGATGAACTGGAGAATAGGGCAAAAAATAATTCCCACTCTCCTGGAAAACTAAAACTAACTTTTGAAGAATTGGAAAAACAAAGGCAAGAAAACCGAAGGAAGCAAGCTGAAGAAGAAGCAAGACAACGCTTAGAAGAGGAGAAGCGAGCATTTGAAGAAGCAAGACGGCAAATG gaaaatgaagaagaggaaaaccaagatgcagaaaaaaattttaaaggatacCGTCCTGGTAAACTCAAGCTTAGttttgaagaaatagaaagacaaaGGAGAGAAGATGAAAAGAGGAGAGCAGAAGAAGAAGCCAGAAGGAGaatagaggaagaaaagaaggcatTTGCTGAAGCAAGGAGAAGCATG gtTGTAGATGATGACTCCCCAGAGATGTACAAAACAACTTCTCAAGAATCTCTTACACCAGGAAAACTGGAAATCAATTTTGAAGAATTATTAAAGCAAaaaatggaagaggaaaaacGACGAACAGAGGAGGAACGAAAGCATAAGCTAGAGATGGAAAAACAAGAATTTGAGCAATTGAGACAAGAAATGGGAGAg gaagaagaagaaaatgaaacctTTGAACTAAGTAGGGAATATGAAGAGTTAATCAAACTCAAGAGGAGTGGTTCTATTCAAGCTAAAAATCTGAAAAGCAAGTTCGAAAAAATTGGACAATTGTCTGaaagagaaatacagaaaaagaTAGAGGAAGAACGTGCAAGGAGAAGAGCAATCGACCTTGAAATTAGAGAGCGAGAAGCAGAAAACTTCCACGAG gaTGAAGATGTTGATATCAAACCTGCAATAAAAAGTGAGGCTCCCTTTACTCACAAAGTAAATATGAAAGCTAGATTTGAACTTATGGCTAAggcaagagaagaggaggaacaaAGAAGAATTGAAGAACAAAAGCTATTACGTATGCAGTTTGAACAAAAGGAAATTGATGCAGCTCTACAGAAG aaaagagaagaggaggaggaagaagagggtagCATCATAAATGGCTCCACTATTGAAGATGAAGAGCAAAGCAGATCAGGAGCTCCATGGTTTAAGAAGTCTCTAAAAAACACATCAGTTGTAGACAGTGAACCAGTTCGATTTACAGTTAAAGTAACAGGGGAGCCCAAGCCAGAAATTACATGGTGGTTTGAAGGAGAAATACTGCAGGATGGAGAAGACTATCAATATATTGAAAGAGGAGAAACTTACTGCCTTTATTTACCAGAAACTTTTCCAGAAGACGAAGGAGAGTATATGTGTAAAGCAGTCAACAATAAAGGCTCTGCAGCTAGTACCTGTATTCTTACCATTGAAA cTGACTACTAg
- the NEXN gene encoding nexilin isoform X2, protein MNDISQKAEILLSSSKPVPKTYVPKLGKGDVKDKFEAMQKAREERNQRRSRDEKQRRKEQYNREREWNRRKQEMKELLASDDEEEGSSKVEKAYVPKLTGTVKGRFAEMEKQRQEEQRKRTEEERKRRIEQDMLEKRKIQRELAKRAEEEGDVSLLITVVPVKSHKTYGKTRTNVEDQEREGEEIEVKDEEDKRIKYEEQRCSLKEAKCLSLVMDDELENRAKNNSHSPGKLKLTFEELEKQRQENRRKQAEEEARQRLEEEKRAFEEARRQMENEEEENQDAEKNFKGYRPGKLKLSFEEIERQRREDEKRRAEEEARRRIEEEKKAFAEARRSMVVDDDSPEMYKTTSQESLTPGKLEINFEELLKQKMEEEKRRTEEERKHKLEMEKQEFEQLRQEMGEEEEENETFELSREYEELIKLKRSGSIQAKNLKSKFEKIGQLSEREIQKKIEEERARRRAIDLEIREREAENFHEDEDVDIKPAIKSEAPFTHKVNMKARFELMAKAREEEEQRRIEEQKLLRMQFEQKEIDAALQKKREEEEEEEGSIINGSTIEDEEQSRSGAPWFKKSLKNTSVVDSEPVRFTVKVTGEPKPEITWWFEGEILQDGEDYQYIERGETYCLYLPETFPEDEGEYMCKAVNNKGSAASTCILTIETDY, encoded by the exons ATTCTGCTTTCTTCATCTAAACCTGTCCCAAAAACCTATGTGCCAAAACTTGGCAAGGGTGATGTAAAGGATAAATTTGAAGCCATGCAAAAAGCcagggaagaaagaaatcaaaggagaTCTAGAGatgaaaagcaaagaagaaaagaacaatataatagagagagagaatggaacaGGAGAAAGCAGGAg ATGAAAGAATTGCTTGCTTCTGATGATGAGGAAGAGGGATCTTCTAAAGTAGAAAAAGCTTACGTTCCAAAGCTAACAG gtACTGTTAAAGGTAGATTTGCTGAAATGGAGAAACAAAGACAAGAGgaacaaaggaaaagaacagaGGAAGAACGAAAACGCAGAATTGAGCAGGATATGTTAGAAAAGAGGAAGATACAGCGTGAATTAGCAAAAAGGGCTGAAGAG GAAGGAGATGTTTCACTACTTATAACAGTGGTGCCTGTGAAATCACACAAAACATATGGAAAAACAAGAACGAATGTTGAAGaccaagaaagagaaggagaagaaatcgAGGTCAAAGATGAAGAAGATAAGCGAATTAAATATGAAGAACAACGATGCTCCCTCAAGGAAGCAAAGTGCCTTTCATTGGTCAtg GATGATGAACTGGAGAATAGGGCAAAAAATAATTCCCACTCTCCTGGAAAACTAAAACTAACTTTTGAAGAATTGGAAAAACAAAGGCAAGAAAACCGAAGGAAGCAAGCTGAAGAAGAAGCAAGACAACGCTTAGAAGAGGAGAAGCGAGCATTTGAAGAAGCAAGACGGCAAATG gaaaatgaagaagaggaaaaccaagatgcagaaaaaaattttaaaggatacCGTCCTGGTAAACTCAAGCTTAGttttgaagaaatagaaagacaaaGGAGAGAAGATGAAAAGAGGAGAGCAGAAGAAGAAGCCAGAAGGAGaatagaggaagaaaagaaggcatTTGCTGAAGCAAGGAGAAGCATG gtTGTAGATGATGACTCCCCAGAGATGTACAAAACAACTTCTCAAGAATCTCTTACACCAGGAAAACTGGAAATCAATTTTGAAGAATTATTAAAGCAAaaaatggaagaggaaaaacGACGAACAGAGGAGGAACGAAAGCATAAGCTAGAGATGGAAAAACAAGAATTTGAGCAATTGAGACAAGAAATGGGAGAg gaagaagaagaaaatgaaacctTTGAACTAAGTAGGGAATATGAAGAGTTAATCAAACTCAAGAGGAGTGGTTCTATTCAAGCTAAAAATCTGAAAAGCAAGTTCGAAAAAATTGGACAATTGTCTGaaagagaaatacagaaaaagaTAGAGGAAGAACGTGCAAGGAGAAGAGCAATCGACCTTGAAATTAGAGAGCGAGAAGCAGAAAACTTCCACGAG gaTGAAGATGTTGATATCAAACCTGCAATAAAAAGTGAGGCTCCCTTTACTCACAAAGTAAATATGAAAGCTAGATTTGAACTTATGGCTAAggcaagagaagaggaggaacaaAGAAGAATTGAAGAACAAAAGCTATTACGTATGCAGTTTGAACAAAAGGAAATTGATGCAGCTCTACAGAAG aaaagagaagaggaggaggaagaagagggtagCATCATAAATGGCTCCACTATTGAAGATGAAGAGCAAAGCAGATCAGGAGCTCCATGGTTTAAGAAGTCTCTAAAAAACACATCAGTTGTAGACAGTGAACCAGTTCGATTTACAGTTAAAGTAACAGGGGAGCCCAAGCCAGAAATTACATGGTGGTTTGAAGGAGAAATACTGCAGGATGGAGAAGACTATCAATATATTGAAAGAGGAGAAACTTACTGCCTTTATTTACCAGAAACTTTTCCAGAAGACGAAGGAGAGTATATGTGTAAAGCAGTCAACAATAAAGGCTCTGCAGCTAGTACCTGTATTCTTACCATTGAAA cTGACTACTAg